In Leifsonia sp. ZF2019, a genomic segment contains:
- a CDS encoding dihydrolipoamide acetyltransferase family protein, protein MSESQFLLPDVGEGLTEAEIVSWKVAPGEPVAVNQVIVEIETAKSLVELPSPFEGTVGELLVSEGQTVEVGTPIITVTGDAGAEAPAAPVSEVAEAAADAAASVSHEADEPKPGAVLVGYGSAGHGASRRRRATHPGTSALPVVTQATIAPSAPAAPAAAAASAVEAAAPAAPAPKPTSAAPAAPVAAPPSAQAPAGHALATGAPVIAKPPIRKLAKDLGVDLSTVTPTGPIGDVTRDDVLREATQASVFRNIQTPEWPDDREERIPVKGVRKAIANAMSTSAFTAPHVSLFVDVDATRTMEFVKRLKNSADFVGVKISPLLIVAKAIIWAVRRNPTVNSSWTDEEIIVRHYVNLGIAAATPRGLIVPNIKEAQGMTLLELATALEQLTLTARDGKTPPADMAGGTITITNIGVFGMDTGTPILNPGEVGIVALGTIKQKPWVVDGEVRPRYVTTVGASFDHRVVDGDVASRFLADVASIIEEPALLLD, encoded by the coding sequence ATGAGCGAGTCCCAGTTCCTGCTGCCCGACGTGGGCGAGGGCCTGACCGAGGCGGAGATCGTCTCGTGGAAGGTCGCACCGGGCGAACCCGTCGCGGTCAACCAGGTGATCGTCGAGATCGAGACGGCGAAGTCGCTCGTGGAGCTGCCGTCGCCCTTCGAGGGCACGGTCGGCGAGCTGCTCGTCAGCGAGGGCCAGACGGTGGAGGTCGGCACGCCGATCATCACCGTGACCGGCGACGCCGGCGCGGAGGCCCCCGCCGCTCCCGTCAGCGAGGTGGCGGAGGCCGCGGCCGACGCGGCGGCGAGCGTCTCGCACGAGGCGGACGAGCCGAAACCGGGCGCGGTGCTCGTGGGCTACGGGTCGGCCGGACACGGCGCCAGCCGTCGTCGCCGGGCGACCCACCCGGGCACCAGCGCGCTCCCGGTCGTGACGCAGGCGACGATCGCACCCAGCGCTCCTGCTGCTCCTGCGGCCGCCGCGGCTTCCGCCGTCGAGGCGGCGGCGCCGGCCGCGCCCGCACCGAAGCCGACATCCGCGGCGCCGGCCGCGCCGGTCGCCGCTCCCCCGTCCGCGCAGGCGCCCGCCGGGCACGCGCTGGCGACGGGCGCCCCTGTCATCGCCAAGCCGCCGATCCGCAAGCTCGCGAAGGACCTCGGTGTGGACCTCTCGACGGTCACCCCCACGGGCCCGATCGGCGACGTGACGCGCGACGACGTGCTGCGCGAGGCGACCCAGGCGAGCGTGTTCCGCAACATCCAGACGCCCGAGTGGCCGGACGACCGCGAGGAGCGCATCCCGGTCAAGGGGGTGCGCAAGGCCATCGCCAACGCGATGTCGACCAGCGCGTTCACCGCCCCGCACGTCAGCCTCTTCGTGGACGTCGACGCGACCCGCACCATGGAGTTCGTCAAGCGCCTCAAGAACTCGGCCGACTTCGTGGGCGTCAAGATCTCCCCCTTGCTCATCGTGGCCAAGGCGATCATCTGGGCCGTGCGCCGCAACCCGACCGTCAACTCGTCGTGGACCGACGAGGAGATCATCGTGCGCCACTACGTCAATCTGGGCATCGCGGCGGCGACCCCGCGCGGCCTGATCGTCCCCAACATCAAGGAAGCCCAGGGCATGACCCTGCTCGAGCTCGCCACGGCGCTCGAGCAGCTGACCCTGACCGCCCGCGACGGCAAGACGCCGCCCGCCGACATGGCCGGCGGAACGATCACGATCACCAACATCGGCGTCTTCGGCATGGACACCGGCACGCCCATCCTCAACCCGGGCGAGGTCGGCATCGTCGCGCTCGGCACGATCAAGCAGAAGCCCTGGGTCGTCGACGGCGAGGTGCGCCCGCGCTACGTCACGACTGTCGGCGCCTCGTTCGACCACCGGGTGGTCGACGGAGATGTGGCCTCCCGTTTCCTCGCCGATGTCGCCTCCATCATCGAGGAGCCCGCGCTGCTGCTCGACTGA
- a CDS encoding alpha-ketoacid dehydrogenase subunit beta produces MPARTPVAPEEPVQNLPLVKALNAGLRRALADDPTVLVLGEDVGPLGGVFRVTEGLQKEFGPQRVVDTPLAEAGIIGTAIGLAMRGYRPVVEIQFNGFVFPGFDQITTQLAKMTNRHEGALKMPIVVRIPHGGHIGAVEHHQEAPEAYFAHTAGLRIVAPSTPHDAYWMIQEAIQSDDPVIFFEPMSRYWPKGEVDLVENATPLHASRVVRTGTDVTVVAWAGMVSVALRAAELAAEEGRSVEVVDLRSLSPIDYGPVVQSVQKTGRLVIAQEAPGNVSVGSEIAATVSERAFYSLESPVLRVAGFDTPFPPAKLEEVYLPDADRILEAVDRALAY; encoded by the coding sequence GTGCCCGCCCGGACACCGGTCGCTCCCGAGGAGCCGGTGCAGAACCTCCCTCTCGTGAAGGCGCTCAACGCCGGGTTGCGCCGTGCGCTCGCCGACGACCCCACCGTGCTCGTCCTGGGTGAGGACGTCGGCCCGCTCGGGGGTGTCTTCCGCGTCACGGAGGGGCTGCAGAAGGAGTTCGGGCCGCAGCGCGTCGTCGACACCCCGCTCGCGGAGGCCGGCATCATCGGCACAGCCATCGGGCTCGCCATGCGCGGCTACCGTCCGGTGGTCGAGATCCAGTTCAACGGCTTCGTCTTCCCCGGGTTCGACCAGATCACGACGCAGCTCGCGAAGATGACCAACCGGCACGAGGGCGCCCTGAAGATGCCGATCGTCGTGCGCATCCCCCACGGCGGTCACATCGGCGCCGTCGAGCACCACCAGGAGGCCCCGGAGGCGTACTTCGCCCACACCGCCGGCCTGCGGATCGTCGCCCCCTCCACGCCGCACGACGCGTACTGGATGATCCAGGAGGCCATCCAGTCGGACGACCCCGTGATCTTCTTCGAGCCGATGAGCCGCTACTGGCCGAAGGGCGAGGTCGACCTGGTCGAGAACGCGACGCCCCTGCACGCCAGCCGTGTCGTCCGCACCGGCACCGACGTCACCGTGGTCGCGTGGGCGGGCATGGTCAGCGTCGCGCTGCGTGCGGCCGAGCTCGCCGCCGAGGAGGGGCGCAGCGTGGAGGTCGTCGACCTGCGCTCGCTCTCCCCCATCGACTACGGCCCCGTCGTCCAGTCGGTGCAGAAGACCGGTCGCCTGGTGATCGCCCAGGAGGCGCCCGGGAACGTGTCGGTGGGCTCCGAGATCGCCGCGACCGTGTCGGAGCGCGCGTTCTACTCGCTGGAGTCGCCGGTGCTGCGTGTCGCCGGGTTCGACACCCCGTTCCCGCCGGCGAAGCTCGAAGAGGTCTACCTGCCGGACGCCGACCGCATCCTCGAGGCCGTCGACCGCGCGCTCGCCTACTGA
- the pdhA gene encoding pyruvate dehydrogenase (acetyl-transferring) E1 component subunit alpha: MVATNDTPRPANTVQLLTADGLFQPSDAAGEYLPYLERLDEDDYRRFYRDMVRVRAFDVEAANLQRQGQLGLWVPSIGQEGAQVGSARAAKPQDNLFPSYREHIVGMIRGIDPVRILALLRGVTHGGWDPTDAAVNNFHLYTLVIGSQTLHATGYAMGVKFDGKVGTGDPETDEAVIVYFGDGATSQGDVSEAFVFAASYQTPQVFFLQNNHWAISVPVSTQSRTPLYLRSSGFGIPGVQVDGNDVLASYAVTAKHLDDARSGEGPSMIEALTYRMGAHTSSDDPSKYRTDEETAYWAERDPILRFRVFLEQQGMGQAFFDAADEEATDLAADVRRRTLQLGPPPIQSMFENVYSEPHPVMEEQQRWLEEYESSFGGDA; the protein is encoded by the coding sequence GTGGTTGCGACGAACGATACCCCGCGCCCGGCGAACACCGTCCAGCTGCTGACCGCAGACGGCCTGTTCCAGCCGAGTGACGCCGCGGGCGAGTACCTCCCCTACCTCGAGCGACTGGACGAGGACGACTACCGGCGCTTCTACCGCGACATGGTCCGCGTGCGCGCGTTCGACGTCGAGGCGGCGAACCTGCAGCGGCAGGGACAGCTCGGGCTCTGGGTCCCGAGCATCGGCCAGGAAGGCGCGCAGGTCGGCTCGGCCCGCGCCGCCAAGCCGCAGGACAACCTCTTCCCCTCCTACCGCGAGCACATCGTCGGGATGATCCGCGGGATCGACCCGGTCCGCATCCTGGCGCTGCTGCGCGGCGTGACGCACGGCGGCTGGGACCCGACCGACGCCGCCGTGAACAACTTCCACCTGTACACGCTCGTGATCGGCTCGCAGACGCTGCACGCCACCGGATACGCGATGGGCGTGAAGTTCGACGGCAAGGTCGGGACGGGCGATCCGGAGACGGACGAGGCGGTCATCGTCTACTTCGGCGACGGCGCGACGAGCCAGGGCGACGTGAGCGAAGCCTTCGTCTTCGCCGCGAGCTACCAGACCCCGCAGGTCTTCTTCTTGCAGAACAACCACTGGGCGATCTCGGTGCCGGTGTCGACGCAGTCGCGCACGCCGCTGTACCTGCGTTCGAGCGGCTTCGGCATCCCGGGCGTGCAGGTGGACGGCAACGACGTGCTCGCGTCGTACGCCGTGACCGCGAAGCACCTCGACGACGCGCGCAGCGGCGAGGGCCCGAGCATGATCGAGGCGCTGACGTACCGGATGGGCGCGCACACCTCGAGCGACGACCCCTCCAAGTACCGCACCGACGAGGAGACCGCGTACTGGGCGGAGCGCGACCCCATTCTGCGCTTCCGGGTCTTCCTGGAGCAGCAGGGGATGGGCCAGGCGTTCTTCGACGCGGCGGACGAGGAGGCGACCGACCTCGCCGCCGACGTGCGCCGCCGGACGCTGCAGCTCGGGCCGCCGCCCATCCAGTCGATGTTCGAGAACGTCTACAGCGAGCCGCACCCCGTGATGGAGGAGCAGCAGCGCTGGCTCGAGGAGTACGAGTCGTCGTTCGGAGGTGACGCATGA
- a CDS encoding histidinol-phosphate transaminase, producing MTSEDALGVKLRPEIVAVPAYRQGRAAPADGFKLSSNENPYPPLPAVVEAVAATLGELNRYPNAGGADLRQRLAERHGVGVEQVHLGSGSVALLAQLISAAAGTGDEVVYAWRSFEAYPGLVTVAGATSVQVPNRADGGHDLAAMAAAVTERTRVVIVCTPNNPTGPVVTADEFAEFMAAIPSDLLVLLDEAYYEFVTDDASVDGIPLLERYPNLVVLRTFSKAYGLAALRIGYVVGPAAVLDAARSAAIPLSVTDASRVAALASIDAEDELMERVARVAMRRDRLREALLAQGWAVPEAQGNFVWLATGERTEAANDAFFDAGLTVRAFAGEGIRISVGEQESVEKLLEVAADLVRNLPNDHPAKRLG from the coding sequence GTGACTTCCGAAGACGCGCTCGGCGTGAAGCTCCGGCCCGAGATCGTGGCGGTCCCCGCCTATCGGCAGGGGCGGGCCGCACCGGCGGACGGCTTCAAGCTGTCCAGCAACGAGAACCCGTACCCTCCTCTGCCCGCCGTCGTGGAGGCCGTGGCCGCCACGCTCGGCGAGCTCAACCGCTACCCGAACGCGGGCGGTGCCGATCTGCGGCAGCGGCTCGCGGAGCGGCACGGTGTCGGCGTGGAGCAGGTGCACCTGGGCAGCGGCTCGGTGGCGCTGCTGGCGCAGCTGATCTCGGCTGCCGCGGGCACGGGCGACGAGGTCGTGTACGCGTGGCGCTCGTTCGAGGCGTACCCGGGGCTGGTGACGGTGGCGGGTGCGACGAGCGTGCAGGTGCCGAACCGGGCGGACGGCGGCCATGACCTCGCCGCGATGGCCGCGGCGGTGACCGAGCGGACCCGCGTCGTGATCGTGTGCACGCCCAACAATCCGACCGGGCCGGTGGTGACGGCGGACGAGTTCGCGGAGTTCATGGCCGCGATCCCCTCCGACCTCCTGGTGCTGCTCGACGAGGCGTACTACGAGTTCGTCACCGACGACGCGTCGGTCGACGGCATCCCGCTTCTGGAGCGCTACCCGAACCTCGTCGTGCTGCGCACGTTCTCGAAGGCGTACGGGCTGGCCGCGCTGCGGATCGGTTACGTCGTCGGCCCGGCCGCCGTGCTCGACGCGGCGCGCTCGGCGGCCATCCCGCTCTCCGTGACCGATGCCTCCCGCGTCGCGGCGCTCGCGTCGATCGACGCGGAGGACGAGCTCATGGAGCGCGTCGCCCGGGTGGCGATGCGGCGCGACCGGCTGCGGGAGGCGCTGCTCGCGCAGGGCTGGGCCGTGCCGGAGGCGCAGGGCAACTTCGTGTGGCTGGCCACCGGGGAGCGGACCGAGGCCGCCAATGACGCCTTCTTCGACGCCGGGCTGACGGTGCGTGCCTTCGCCGGCGAAGGCATCCGGATCAGCGTGGGAGAGCAGGAATCTGTGGAGAAACTCCTTGAGGTGGCCGCCGATCTTGTGCGGAACCTACCAAATGACCACCCGGCCAAGCGGTTAGGTTAG
- a CDS encoding phage holin family protein, protein MRFLLKVIINALALWLTTFIVSGVTVKPYADGTTATVLTYLLIAVIFGVVNAIVGTAIRIVAFPIYIITLGLISLVVNALLLLIVSWISDAMGFGLHVDGFWAGVLGALVLGIIAWLFGLIVRPNRS, encoded by the coding sequence ATGCGATTCCTGCTCAAGGTGATCATCAACGCCCTGGCGCTCTGGCTGACGACGTTCATCGTCAGCGGCGTCACCGTGAAGCCGTACGCGGACGGAACGACCGCGACCGTGCTGACCTACCTGCTGATCGCGGTGATCTTCGGCGTGGTCAACGCGATCGTCGGCACTGCGATCCGCATCGTGGCGTTCCCGATCTACATCATCACGCTCGGTCTCATCTCCCTGGTGGTGAACGCCCTCCTGCTGCTGATCGTCTCGTGGATCAGCGACGCGATGGGGTTCGGCCTGCACGTGGACGGCTTCTGGGCCGGGGTGCTCGGCGCGCTGGTGCTGGGCATCATCGCGTGGCTGTTCGGCCTGATCGTGCGGCCCAACCGCAGCTGA